From Centroberyx gerrardi isolate f3 chromosome 15, fCenGer3.hap1.cur.20231027, whole genome shotgun sequence:
CGGGGGATCACTTTTCCTCTGAGATGCCAATTTAGCCTCTGTGAAACAAGATCAGTATTGATCGAGTAGTGATACCCTTTCGGTAAACCTACTAAACAAAATCCAGGTCATGACTCAAGGCTATCACATGACAGCCTGGGTCATTTCTTCTTTGAGCCAGACCTAAGGCCATCAGACTAGCAAAATGCACACTTACCTAAAAGTGCAAGCCTGTCTTTTACCATGTTGAGATTAGTGACCATTTTATCTTGAAGTCTCTTTGCCCGGTCATACTGCTCtcctgaaaacaacaaacaaggaGTAAGGCcacagcatgtacacacacaattatGTACACCTCCTTTGATGAGTCAGGCATCACCTTGTCCTGTGATCTCAACTGCAATACCCCTTTGAAGCTCAACAATGCCTTTCTTGTACCACTGAACTGCCTCCTCCTTTACACCTGccatcagagaaagagagagacagagagagagagagagagagagagagaggggggggggggagagagagagggagagggcgtGGGGTGATATAGCAAGCTGCCATACACACCACAACACATGAATAACTCATGAATAACACAATAAGCAAACCTTTATCGTCTTCATCGATCCTTAATGCCAGAGATGTGTATTCAAACGCCTGCTTATGGTGGCCTTTAACAACTTCGGTGTTGTCTTTGCTCTTAGGGACGCTTATTTTGGCCGACATGATTCTGTCGCGTTACTCGCAGTTGTAACGAAACTAAGTTAGTGTTAGCTACTTATGACACATGAAACGGCTAAATGTATCTTTTAAAGCGTATTTATAACCGGGTCAATCCGCAGTCCGGCAGCTCATAGACAAGTTTTTTTGCTAAAAAGATACCAGTGACTCTGAAGCCTCATCTTGACACAAACAGCTCCACGCTAGTTTCCGGTTTGCTGTCGAAGAGTATATAACGCTTGAGAGGAGAATCGCCATAAAGTCGAGCTTACTTCCGTATTTACTCTTTCGCACCAGACCGCCTCTGTATAGTCGATGTCAGTTGTGATGCATTTTTGTTTCAAATGAGAAAGGGCAGTCCGTTTTTGATGTATCTCACGCCCTTGTGTTTATGTGCGCAAGTGCAAAATCATACTTTCTAGCGGAGACGTTTCGGGACGCGTTGGAATAGATGGCTTTAAAATTGGTCATTTTTAACATCTTTGATAACAACGTCACTGGTAGACTGTttctcagccaatcaaatcgctcGATCAAGACGACCTGGCCTACTAGACAGTTGTTTTTAGATATTTGTAGCAAGACACTTGACACTTACTACACCCTTTGCACTTTCAATTTTGCCCAGATTTTAACATGGGCTTTTGTTTGATCATGAGTGTTCATATTCATTtgcttaaaatacattttttttaatcctgtAAACGAAAGTAGAGAGAAGAGTGACACTGGACTACACATGAAATAAACTGTGGTGATTGGAAAGTGATCTCTGGTAGTAGGAAGGCACAAGGCCATTGTACTCTTCATATTTCAATTTTTAAATTGACCCCGAGCTAAAGGTATTGTATTTGAAAATACAATATGACATGTTGTATTTCCCCACTCAAACTGCTGCTTTTACACACCGTACCCGCTCAACTGGCGGCCGGGCTGTGCAATCAGGAAAACGAGCGTACATCTTAGTAAATACCACGCCTACACGATTTTTCTACGAATCACTTTACGTTTGGTGATCAAGTAACCAATCAACATACACTTGCGTCATGCTGACAAGCGTTTCAGACACGCCCCTTACCTGCTTCGATAGCCCTACGGACCAGTAATCCACAGATCCTGACTTGTGACAGTTCTTGGTTTTGTTATTGCTTTTCTGGCAGGCTACTACAAACCAGCTAGATCTGCCGTCAATCGTTCGACAGTGAAAGATCAAAGATCTTGTCTTCTGTGCCTCTCTAAAGTTGCTATATATTATTGCTAGACTGGCTAACTAGCTGCTCTCTCCGGCTAACTTGGTATTATACCGGTAACAGCACAACGGCGAGCTGACGGTACAGCAAGCTTGCTAGCCAGCTAGCCCAGCTCTCTGGTTGAACTGCCCTTTGTCTCTACTCAAGAAGCAAGTTAGCAAGCAGGCGTTATTTGCTCTTTGGGTTTAACACCggtttttaagattttatttttcgCCTGACAAGAGTTAAGTGAACCAAGATAGGCGGCTTGGGAACCAAGATGTCGAACCGAGTGGTGTGCAGAGAAGCAAGTCACGCCGGCAGCTGGTACTCTGCTTCGGGTAACTGTCAACAGAGCACCGGCAGCGTTAGCACACCatatgctagctagctattgtTTTCTTTTCGCATGGCAGCGTGTTTTGATCGGTttgttggcttttcatttttcataacGTTTATTAACTTTAGATCTAACGTTAACAACTGTCGGATTCATGATTTCACAAATCAGAAATCGAAGGGCTGTGATCCAGCTAATGAAAACTAGGCTAGCTAGCTGATATTGACTCTGTCTTATCTCTGTTATCTCAGTCGGTGCATGGTTGTTTTGAGCTTATTCAGCACTTTCTCCCCGGATGGCCGATAgaaattttaaaaacaaaggGACGTCTGCAAGTctgcttttttttgtcaagCAACCTAAGCTAACGTCAGCATCAACTTAAGAATAGCTAACTTGGCTAACATTACAGAACTCCCTGGCCTATACCAGCTAGGTGGCTAGATAAGACATTTTCTCGAGCCAGCCTGCCAGCAACCGTTTAAGCTGctagtattttattttgtggTCTTGCTGGTTTCTGACCCCGACTCGCTTAAGTTAAGTGCAGAATTGTCCCTGCCTTGGAACAAAGGACTGGGTAGGGCAGGGCAGCAAATTGAAGGTTCATGTTGCACCGACTACCCCCTCCCCCATTTTACAAGCTAGCTGCTAGTTCCCTTTTATTAAGCCCAGCAAGCTTGCTTGTTTATCCCTCTTAAGCCAGTCCTACTGCAATGTTAGTAAtacccctccccctttcctctgaACATGTAGCTAAACACCCTACACTAGCCTATAGGTACACTACCCTTTGTGTTAACTGCATATGCACAATAAAAGTATCCATAAGCTAGTTGTATAGGCATTAGACCCTCAGACTAGCAAAATTGTCATGATAGGTTCTATACAAAGGAGTCTAGATTTGTCTATTTTCTACACACTTAATTATGTAGTCATTGATTGCTGTTGGATCAGCTGTGGACGCTGGTGAAGATGGTGTCATTTCTAACACCCAGTTATCTCTATGCTTTCCAGTATAGTCAAGCATAGTTAGCAAGTTGATTTGCCATGAAGCTGGTTAAAAATGAAATGGGATTTAGTTAAAAATGTAGATCACTTTTAAGGTTTAGATCAGAACAGTTATAGACTGGTTTGCTCTAGATTGATTGTGAAGGCTGAGTTTCACTCAAAGGTCAGGCATCTGAGAGCTTGGCAAGAGCGGTATTAGGTGACATCAGAGGTGGGATTTTGGCTGTACAGCATTTGGGGAGGATATGTTGAAGCTCATTCTAGTTCATTTGCATACCACACTCAATATAGCATACTCTTACAGAACAGGCTAAATTAATCTCTAAAACAACTTTGATCTTTCTTTGCAAGACCATCACTTGAAGCTTTCATGTGTCCATTGAATCTTATCCGTATTGAACATATTGAACATATCCctattgtttctttttattgtcatttgctAGTGCTGACCCACTATGACATTCTTGGGCATGTAAGTCAGGGACATGGAGAGAGCAGTAACAGTTCATACCTTGTGGATGGAGTGAGTAGCCTGCTCCACTTTATTCCACTGATCAGAGATCAAATTCAGTAATGAGAAGTCCTGAGGTTGCAGGTATTTGCTAATGATGTGCGATAAATTAaagatgttgatgtttttgtgcTACTTGTGTATGGttaattttgaatttgaaaCAGGCAATGAACacaaaacctgacatgacataCTCTTTTTGCTTCTGCCTTTCCAGGATCCCAGCTGAATGCACAGCTAGAAGGCTGGCTGTCCCAAGCACAATCCACTATCAGACCTGCTAGAGCCATCATAGCACCGTAAGCACACATTCTGAAATGAATAGACAGAAAAATATAATCTGAACATGTCATATGGTATAATTGATGTGCTGCCATCCCATTCTTATTGGACATGTTTGTGTTTCCAGGCATGCTGGGTATACTTACTGTGGTGCTTGTGCGGCACATGCCTACAAGCAAGTTGATCCTTCTGTTACGTGAGTCATTTTTACACTTTCCTTTTCCTAACCATCATCAGTTTGTAGGAAATGCTTTGTATGGCTACAGAATGAACAGATATTAGTTCAGGTAGCAGTATACAGTATTGGTGGTGAGCCTTTGTTGAACAGAGTGAGTGAGATGAAGTCCTGTTGTCCTTCAGTCGTAGGGTGTTCATCCTGGGACCCTCACACCATGTGCCCCTCTCCCGCTgtgccctctcacctgcagagGTCTATAGAACGCCCCTCTACGACCTGAGGATCGACCAGAAGGgtactctctgtttttcctcattaaattGTCACTCTTAGCAATCATTTGCAAATCCACActattttttgtattctttCCTTGAGCTCACAAGCTCACAGGGGCttacttgaaaatgaaaatttcatTTTCAGGGTGATGTGGACCGCAGTGTAGTTTTGCCTAGTTTCCTGTAGCCGTGTTTTATATCATAAaacaaatgagatgaaaaaaattGTTCTCATTTTTGGTCAGTTGAATTGTAGAAAAAACTGAAGCATTGCTGGTAAAAATGGCGGCAAGTTGTGCCCTTCCTTGAGTGTGTCACTTCTAGTCTAGATTGGACACAGTGTTGCGGGTGCCAGCTCCAGTATGCAGACCTGAAGCAGTCTTGGGAAGTGAAATACTTTTAAGCATCCTCTAGGGACCAGACATGTCCCCGACTCTGAGGATAAAGGCTTTCACAGTGATGAGGTTCAGTGCCGCTAAGCACTCACATCAAGATGCCCACTTTAAATGAGTGTTCGGCTCCAAAGATGACTTCATCAGGAGAAATGAACATGATAATACtcacaaattaaaacaaaagtcACCTCTGTCTTGCAGTTTATGCTGACCTCTGGAAAACCGGGATGTTTGAGCGGATGAGTCTGCAGACAGATGAAGATGAGCACAGTATTGAAATGCACTTGCCTTACACTGCTAAAGCCATGGAGAGGTAAGACACAAAAGAGAGCTGATAGTATAAACTTTGAAGGAAAACAGTCTCACAGGATGAAAGAGTTTTTGTTAACCATTATTGAAGCATCTGTAACCATTAACAGAACCATAGAAGACAGTATTTTTTTAGTTCTGTGTTTCATGCTTTCCATTGCCTTTCTATACGTAAACCCAAATCACATTGGTGCGGTGACACATGGGACGTGTTGACATGCATAATTGATACAGCCTTCTGTTAGGTTGGCAGGAGTCAAAGGCAGTCTCTCGCTTCAGAAAAGCGGAGATCAGGTAGTATGAAGAGAACTGAGCACACTAGCTCAACGTGTTCCATCCAACCATGTTTACCCAAAAACTAAAAATAGGTATCGCATAGAGGGGTTAAGGGCAGTCAGCTGGCCAGATCTGTTTACAGTGTGTGGAGGTTTCTAATTAGTTTTCACTGATGGATGCTCTGTTTTGTTTCCGCCCATGTTCCTCAAACTGAATTTTTGCAGCGAGACGCTGTTATTGCATCCAGGTTGTTTAATCCAGTCATTTGATTTGTTCCATTTGCAGCCACAAAGACGAGTTTAGCATCGTCCCAGTGCTGGTGGGCGCCCTGAGCGAGTCCAAGGAACAGGAGTATGGGAAGCTGCTCAGCAAGTACCTGGCAGACCCTTCCAACCTCTTCATCATCTCATCCGACTTCTGCCACTGGGGTACGTATTGACAAATAACTTGGCATTCAAATTGCCATTCATTCTCTGGAAATAACCTTACTATAAAAGTCACGGGATAGTTTCATCCTCAGGGCCTAAAGTGTCATGACTCTCTATCCAGCTTTGTACTGATGCTCATTTCTTCTTGGAAGGTCAACGGTTCCGCTACACGTACTACGATGAATCTCAAGGGGAGATCTACAGATCTATTGAGCACCTTGATAAAATGGTAAAGCCATAACCATATCTATCTCTCAACTGACACATGTTTGTTTAAAATGCAAGTTCTACAACTTGCAGATTTTAAGTATGTAAAGAAATAATGTTCTTACACTCAGCTGCACTGCACAACTGAAAGAGTAGCCGAGCACGTACTAAAGGGacattaagtaatttatgactttAACCTTTTGACCTCCATCAGCCActaaggaattgcaacaacatcgtctggcacagcttacggtggcttgtaattgacataaataataaagtcacaataAAGAGCGAGCTATCTAATTAGATCAGAGATCCatcagaaacgtctagtgaagaggtaatatatcacgaTGCATGataatgctgctttgtcatttgcttttctgGCTTGAGAACAATATGTTCCGACGCCGCTCACTCGCTCGTAGCACCGTCTTCCATCATAGAGCAGTTGAAAATAAAGAGAGGGGGGGTTTCCAAAATGGAaaacaggccagaaagtgagagaaatctcagcacctgagGGAGTATCGTTGAGtcgttggtattgatcaacaaccctatcagcctcccacagatatattatggccaTTTGTGCTATAGGACAGTGAAAACCGTGCTTAAGTTTCGTCATCgctgcctgtttctctctgcttgTGAAGGGGATGGGCATTATAGAGCAGCTGGATCCCATGTCCTTCACCAACTACTTGAAGAAGTACCACAACACCATCTGTGGGCGTCACCCGATTGGAGTGCTGCTAAATGTGAGTATCACAGTCAGCGTTCTATAGGAGGGTTGATGGTGGTTGGGTCGGCAGTGAGggacaacttaaaaaaaacttgctcgATGACAAATATACCTCAGTTGAATTGCCtgacaagagggagagagacactccACCCttattgcgtgtgtgtgtgtgtgtgtgtgtgtatacaccgGTGCATATGCGGCATGTCGTGACCGAGTGACTGAGTGCGTCTCGTTGTCTTGCAGGCTGTGGCTGAGCTGAGGAAGAGCGGGATAGAAATGAACTTCTCTTTCCTGAACTATGCCCAGTCGAGTGAGTGCAGGAACTGGCAGGACAGCTCCGTGAGTTACGCCGCCGGGGCGCTCATCGTTCATTGAGGTCGACTTTCCCAGGGGGCCGCCGCAGCGCCGCCCCGCCCCCGCCCTTACTATCTATCGCCATAACCCGACCCAGACAcctacccccccccacccacccccaccccaattaCACCCACTATCTGCAGGAAGGACCTAGACACTCAAAAGCCAATACagtctcctttctctctctctctccccctcagccCTCCTGCctttctccacccctcctctcagTTTGAAGTGTGTCTCGGAGCTTTTGGTTGAAACATTTTTGCTTGAAGTGCAGTTTTGAGATTATGTAGGAGCGAATGGTTAGAGGAGATAGGAGGAGTGCTTATTATTTTGGCTTGGAGTAAAGCCCGGGGAGGGGGGAAAGTCTTATTTGGGATCTTGCAAGGACTGTAGTCGTCCTCTTCGTCCCTTTTGTTTTCCCTGACAAAAAGATGGATTTGAGTTGTGACAATGTAATCTTTACATTTGCACTCTTGGCGATCTGTGCTCATGTAATTTGCCTCAGAAAAGGAATGATAATAAAACTGCAGATATAAATGGAAATCaagaatattatatatatgttgCCAGATGAATATGAAATGAGTGTTTTGACTGACTGCTTCAAGCTATATGCGACTTAAACTTTGAAAATAGCATCATAGGTAGCTACTACCGCCGCTCTTCAACATATGTTGTAGTTGCTAACAAAGGGCTGCACCCAACAAAGTTCACTAACCCCCTGCTgtacaaaaccaaaaacatttattattattactctcATATTAGTCTATTAAATATTATCTTCTTTTATTCATCTTTTGTTCCCTttatttctccctttttttttgtagttttattAGACTCAGTATTTACCAGTCATGTGGCGGTATATTTGAACAAAAGCAGTGTTGTCATTTATGCTCCAAAGCCATCAACGTGGTTTGCCCAATAACTTGGTGAGAGCAACACTGCACCCAGATTCTAATGAGATTCTAGTAGCattgaaaatatgttttggCGGTGTCAGACTGCAGCTGTGGGTGCTTCAgaaatgtaatcaaactgcatatTGAGTAAATTACTCATAACCTCTGACGCatttagtctttgtttacacTGCCACCTTGAATCTTCTCAGCATAGGAGACCTGAGCGAGGATTTTTAGGTCAACATTTCATCAGTCAGAAACAATTCTAGATCAAATCTGGATTCttttaaaatatacatttaattCAAAGTATTTGGAGAGcagcagacatttttttgtcttgGTCTTAATACTCTCAATAAGCAAAAGGCTGAAGAGCAGATGGTCTGCTGAAATTTTAAGGGATTTTCAGTCTTATCTGTTGAACAATTAGAAAACTACAGCTCGTTTTGTGACTAGGTTTTGATTAATGGATGCCAAAAGTAGTTGGGTGGATTACGTTTTTATTCAATAAGGTATTGAAGTCAGTGATGTCAGTCATTTTTAGTATGTAAACACTACTGTGCAGTGACTTCCAGAAGTCTGAAATCCATAAACACCACCTGAGTCTTTATCTTTAGTTTCAGGTTTGCTCTCCAgcctttttccatttcagtgtatgtgtatgataaTTTAGCTGTGATTACACTTCAGAATTACTCCATGGATAGATGGGGTTAatgaaaacaagtaaacaagagTCTGAGTTATCAAAACAGCATTGAGTCACCATGCTCCTGCCAGCGAGCTTAAAGACTGACACAGATAACTGACTGCTGTTACTCCCTACTGTTTTCTCCTtactcattttctcactgaactctgtccccctcctcttcccctaaTGTTTTCATAGCTTGAACAAAATGCACTCATGAAGCCCGACAGGGAAACCAAAGTGGATTCAAGGTGACAGTGTAAATGCAGGCTTTTTTCTGGACATGCTTAATTTGAGGTGTGCAGTACACAACGTCTGCCATCCCATCTTTTGACCTTTTGATTATCGGTTGTCACTGACGGATGCTTTTGCTGCCGAAGTCGAGCATTTCCCCCGTTCTAGACGATGCAGTCCTCTcatctctatccctccctctcggCCCATGCAGGGAAAAACCTCGGTTGCTGTTTTTGCAGCACAACACCGTGAGCGGCGTCGCTCTTAACATTAAGCTACCTGGTTGAACCAAGAGGGCACAGAACTGACAGATGAATCCCCAGACTCACTTGACCTCTGAAGTTCATTTAAGGGAAACTAGTAAAGCATGACACACTGTGCTATTGTGCCTTGGATCACTGTTGCACATATATACATTTAAAGCGTATTTTTCACTTTGAGTCTTATTTTAGAATGTGTATcttgagttttttttgttgttgttccacCTCCTCTTGCCTAGTGCCCGACAATGTCTCCCAACTCGCCCAGCACTCCAGGGGTGTGTGTGACCCCCCGTCCCCCATCTGTTGGTCTAAAATGGCACCAACTGTTATCTCCTTTCTCCAGCAGGGAGTGgtgttctgtttttctccacctcACCTCATTCCTGTAGAGAGACAAAGGCTGAACctcaacactgttcattttctgTTTATGGATCTTTGTTTAACTGTTAGAAATggttttttgtattatttttcttgCTTAGAGAGTGGGAAATTACACGTCACAAACCTAAAGTATACTACTTAAATACTCCCTAAAAGGAGTTTTTTTGATCTCAGGTTCCACTGACAAAGCATCCCAAAATGCTCTCCAGATAAGGCCGAGGATTcatgttacaaaaaaaagtaaaatctaCTGAAAAGCATGTGTTCTCTGGTGTCTTATTCTTTAAGTATTTGCAATCACGTTAATGACTGAATGCATTAATGACTTGGAACTatgaatttcatttttgaatCACAGGTTTTTAATTTATATGTTGTCTGTTCTTGCAAAACTGCAGTAGAAGAATGTCCTGATGTATTTTCAGTGCCGCTGCAGACGGAGCGTCAAATATTAGTTAAGTCCTaaactgtttgtgttttttggggaaGAAAAACTGTTTCACCCCTTGTCGTTTCTAACTAACATTTAGCCAAATGTGGCCAGCAGAGGGAGCCTGGTGAATTGGCCATGCCAAGAGCTAGCAATACCTACCATTAGGTAATATTGTACATTGATCCAATTGGATGACATGAAGTAGTGCGTCCTTTGTACTGTGATACCCCCAACTCGTTCACTGAGGAAACCTGCCGCGGcttgctgctgtggctgctgagGCGTCTTTAACCTTTCTGGTTCATGGGAATACGCCTGCCTCTGACTTTGCAACAGTGCATCAAGAAAACGCTTGATTAAGCGTTCGCCTGGCTGGTCATAAACTGGTGGTTATAGAAACTGATGAGGGCAGttcatatactgtaggtgtttTCTAATGTAGAGTCCAGACCACTCAGTCTTTTGGTAATCATAAATCACACTGATTAATGGTTAATGGTATTTAAATCGCTCAATGGTTAACAGTCAAATTGCCAAGAAGTCTTGAAACAAAGGTTATATTTTTCCTGTAACATTATGCATTATGTCTTGTTTGCTCACTGTGATCATCATCCAAATTGTGAGACATCTTAGTGTATGATCTACTACACACTTCAACAAACACTGTGAAAGAACTTCTAATACACACTCTGAAACAGAAGCTAAATGTTTTCACCTGTACGTATACAGTGCATCCCTATATTTGACCTAAAAGAATGACCAAGGAATAATttgtttgcatttcaaaatgtgtaTTTGCTGTCTGTATTTGGCAGAcctgttgtctttttttctttataaagGGTGATGTCAGGTCAGCACAATGTGTGATTATATGTCATCTTTAACAGCAGCTAAGCCTGTCTGGAAGTGTAAGCTGTGTTGACGCAAGTTCTTAAAGCCCCAGTTGAATGTTTTTTGAGTACatcaatcaaaacacacacacacacacacacacacacacacacacatacacacttttagCTTTCACATACTAAGGCCTTCTATCAAGATTCCAAAAGCCAAAAGCCATGACAGTTAATTTACTTTTCTTACTTAAATGAATTAGGGGAAAATGTCTCCGGCCCCGTATTTAGTTTTCCTGTCCttcagttaaacctcagtggatTGTGCGTCTGAATCACAAATGACTGCTATCGATGATTAGGCTACAGACTATTCACACAAAGTTGCCACTCCCTGAATTTGACCTATTTCATTTCCTACATCTCTACCAATTCTTATTTTCATTCTAACCACCAACAACTTAAAATGACATACAGGATCATTTACTTTGTTTAACTTGGTGAGAAAATAGCTACGTGTGCCACAACTGCCTCTTGATTAATGAATTTGGACGGGTTTTGGGGGCAACGGGGCCGGTAAGTGCTCGGGGCCAGGCGGACGTGTGCCATACGGCGAGGCCACCCAAATGCCGCTGCCCACCAGATGTtgtcctcctctgcctccagtTTCCAGACAAGCAGGAACAGCTGGAGGGAGGAGGCTTTCCTTGGCACCGGCTGGTAAAGTACGAGCCCAAAGGTGTCAAACGCTAGCCGTTGACCCGTCGGAGAAAGCCATTTCATATCCAACAGCAGCTCCGTCCATAATGCAAAATCATTACTTcttactgtatgtgttaatCAGTAATGAGGGAAGTCAGAAGAACAGGGTGGCATGAAAGATAGTCTGGCTTTCTCTGGCGTTGAAGTGAATTTACTGTGATCTTGTGGAGGAAAGTGGTGAGTTATGATGAGAAACAGGATGTGTTAGGAGGAGACCACATCTACATGCACCCTGccttgtctatgtgtgtgtttttgccacATTTTCCCCTGTCCTATTTAGGCTGGTGTCACTGGGTTGGAAGGTGAGGACTGTTGTGTCTGTCCTCTTCAAATACAGCAGCCTTGTTTCCTAGGCCTAGAGAAAGTCTAATtctaaacaaaaagacaaatctaaaacaaattaatttgctAAATGCAGTTGTAGTGGCTATACAGCACATATATATGGTCATGATTTGGGGAACTGTTCTCAAGTCAAAAGTGTTAAAAGCATTTTTGGCTGCATCTGGACCGTGTTGTGATATTGTGGTGGGACCGGTCAGCCCTCCTGTTCAAGTGTCCTGGCAGACCTCTAAACCTCTCACTTATTCCACCCACTCTT
This genomic window contains:
- the memo1 gene encoding protein MEMO1 isoform X2 — protein: MRSPEVAGSQLNAQLEGWLSQAQSTIRPARAIIAPHAGYTYCGACAAHAYKQVDPSVTRRVFILGPSHHVPLSRCALSPAEVYRTPLYDLRIDQKVYADLWKTGMFERMSLQTDEDEHSIEMHLPYTAKAMESHKDEFSIVPVLVGALSESKEQEYGKLLSKYLADPSNLFIISSDFCHWGQRFRYTYYDESQGEIYRSIEHLDKMGMGIIEQLDPMSFTNYLKKYHNTICGRHPIGVLLNAVAELRKSGIEMNFSFLNYAQSSECRNWQDSSVSYAAGALIVH
- the memo1 gene encoding protein MEMO1 isoform X1, whose product is MSNRVVCREASHAGSWYSASGSQLNAQLEGWLSQAQSTIRPARAIIAPHAGYTYCGACAAHAYKQVDPSVTRRVFILGPSHHVPLSRCALSPAEVYRTPLYDLRIDQKVYADLWKTGMFERMSLQTDEDEHSIEMHLPYTAKAMESHKDEFSIVPVLVGALSESKEQEYGKLLSKYLADPSNLFIISSDFCHWGQRFRYTYYDESQGEIYRSIEHLDKMGMGIIEQLDPMSFTNYLKKYHNTICGRHPIGVLLNAVAELRKSGIEMNFSFLNYAQSSECRNWQDSSVSYAAGALIVH